In one window of Candidatus Thorarchaeota archaeon DNA:
- a CDS encoding GNAT family N-acetyltransferase — MTRRDNEHIRIVEFGEEHAEEISELFRTVWPLLSEYPESWRKKRCYTAQQIVEDMRNGYHYFGARLRGRIVGVYKAIRTEKGLYGEQQTVVPECRDSGLASAMYVQFAEYGRQLGCVRNYCNILVGHEIGERLMKKFGFRPWGEPYYQDEGMLVQMYERLL, encoded by the coding sequence ATGACCCGTAGGGACAATGAACACATCCGGATAGTTGAGTTCGGCGAAGAACACGCTGAAGAGATCTCAGAGCTCTTCAGGACGGTGTGGCCATTACTGTCAGAGTACCCTGAATCATGGCGCAAGAAGCGATGCTACACCGCCCAGCAGATTGTGGAGGACATGAGAAATGGATACCACTACTTCGGCGCGCGGCTCCGCGGCAGGATTGTTGGTGTCTACAAGGCCATTCGTACAGAGAAGGGACTCTATGGGGAACAACAGACGGTCGTCCCAGAGTGTCGTGATTCAGGTCTTGCATCGGCAATGTACGTTCAGTTCGCAGAGTATGGTCGACAGCTTGGCTGTGTGCGCAACTACTGCAACATTCTAGTTGGACATGAGATTGGAGAGAGACTGATGAAGAAGTTCGGTTTCCGCCCGTGGGGTGAGCCTTACTATCAAGATGAGGGAATGCTTGTGCAGATGTACGAACGACTGCTGTGA
- a CDS encoding SPFH domain-containing protein — protein MQIINSTLLLTLVLFALIGLMLFVASGLKVLQEWERVAILRIGKFKRIKGPGIIWIWPIFEKVAMRVSMRIQTYAFKTERSLTKDNVPVVVDAVMYFRVIDVERAILSVERYTVAVELAAQTTLRETTGKVTLDELLSERDKIATHLQELIDEKTEQWGIKVTAVEIRDVVIPTQLQDAMSREAQAERERRARITLAQAELEASEAMLKAAKSYEESQVGFVLRTWNIMQEISKNANLIIMVPTNLPEVGTSVGAAVAMTAGTGGVKLPKNKGTDAED, from the coding sequence ATGCAGATAATCAATTCCACACTGCTTCTCACGCTAGTACTCTTCGCGCTTATTGGTCTCATGCTCTTTGTAGCCAGTGGCCTGAAGGTACTTCAAGAATGGGAGCGAGTCGCCATACTGCGCATCGGCAAATTCAAACGCATCAAGGGACCCGGTATCATCTGGATATGGCCAATCTTCGAGAAGGTCGCCATGCGGGTTTCCATGAGGATTCAGACCTATGCATTCAAGACAGAGAGGTCTCTGACGAAGGACAACGTTCCCGTGGTAGTCGACGCAGTCATGTACTTCAGGGTCATAGATGTCGAGAGAGCAATTCTGAGTGTTGAGAGGTACACGGTCGCAGTAGAACTCGCTGCACAGACGACACTACGTGAGACAACTGGCAAAGTCACGCTGGATGAGCTACTCTCTGAGCGTGACAAGATAGCCACACACCTTCAGGAGCTGATTGACGAGAAGACCGAACAGTGGGGCATCAAGGTCACAGCAGTTGAGATCAGGGATGTCGTCATTCCAACCCAGCTTCAGGACGCTATGAGCAGAGAGGCACAGGCTGAGAGAGAAAGGAGGGCAAGGATAACCCTGGCCCAGGCTGAGCTGGAAGCATCCGAGGCCATGCTCAAGGCAGCCAAGAGCTACGAGGAGTCTCAGGTGGGCTTCGTGTTGCGTACCTGGAACATAATGCAAGAGATCAGCAAAAATGCAAACCTGATAATCATGGTTCCGACGAACCTACCAGAAGTCGGGACCAGTGTCGGAGCCGCTGTTGCGATGACTGCTGGCACCGGTGGAGTGAAGTTGCCCAAGAACAAGGGAACTGATGCTGAGGACTAG
- a CDS encoding (Fe-S)-binding protein, which yields MGEEEAYKYVLGTLSRERIIPYSLHESEVVRSVEACMNCGICLGHCPVVAAVGVDRFSGPRSIAVELSRSPPEFWSTGDKVYLCTGCGTCREVCPKKVDIPEVVNIVRARLFATRPDLVPRALHGLRETIEQHALAFTPWDDPEEKAESRDMHLEHHSLPYIPDRTSSGAKVLYYPGCQAEERSQEVREAAKLILHHFGVDYSVMDEMSCCGLPSRLMGDRMNAERLAETVRQKALAVKAEMIVTTCAGCTSNLTDMSTQRHWGLPVYHIIEFLVEQIGLGRVISELSRRAAGSDTLRLAVHDPCHLIRHVSRRVSEYALDILDGIPGVEVVRTGVSDSCCGGGGLVAHHSRDVADAVTVENAVGIMKCGADRVVAPCPLCTSQIEDSLFKAGSSVQVDDLTVFIATRLPLRR from the coding sequence ATGGGCGAGGAAGAGGCTTACAAGTACGTACTGGGCACCCTCTCCAGAGAACGTATCATCCCCTATTCTCTGCACGAGTCAGAAGTGGTGCGCTCTGTAGAGGCCTGCATGAACTGTGGAATATGCTTGGGCCACTGTCCCGTCGTGGCTGCTGTCGGCGTAGACCGCTTCAGTGGCCCAAGAAGCATCGCTGTTGAGCTTAGCCGGTCCCCTCCGGAGTTCTGGTCCACTGGCGACAAGGTGTACCTGTGTACCGGATGCGGCACCTGTCGAGAGGTCTGCCCAAAGAAGGTTGACATTCCCGAGGTCGTCAACATTGTCCGGGCGCGTCTGTTTGCTACCAGACCGGACTTGGTACCCCGAGCACTTCATGGCCTCAGGGAAACGATTGAGCAACACGCCCTGGCTTTCACACCTTGGGATGACCCGGAGGAGAAGGCCGAGAGCCGCGATATGCACCTTGAACACCATTCACTTCCGTATATTCCAGACAGGACCTCCAGCGGCGCAAAGGTGCTCTACTATCCCGGATGTCAAGCTGAAGAGAGGTCTCAGGAAGTCCGAGAGGCAGCCAAGCTCATTCTGCATCACTTCGGCGTCGACTATTCGGTCATGGATGAGATGTCGTGTTGCGGACTGCCCTCACGTCTGATGGGCGACAGGATGAACGCAGAACGTCTTGCAGAAACGGTTCGACAGAAAGCACTCGCAGTCAAAGCCGAGATGATAGTCACGACGTGTGCTGGATGCACATCGAATCTGACAGACATGTCTACTCAGAGGCACTGGGGTCTGCCCGTATATCACATCATAGAGTTTCTGGTGGAACAGATAGGTCTTGGAAGAGTCATCAGTGAACTGAGTCGAAGAGCAGCGGGTTCGGACACATTGAGACTGGCTGTGCATGACCCCTGCCATCTGATCAGACATGTATCGCGGAGAGTGTCGGAGTACGCTCTGGACATCCTCGATGGTATTCCCGGCGTCGAGGTGGTACGTACTGGTGTCTCTGACTCCTGTTGTGGTGGGGGTGGACTCGTTGCTCATCACTCTCGCGACGTGGCGGATGCGGTCACGGTTGAGAACGCAGTTGGAATCATGAAATGTGGAGCAGACCGGGTCGTCGCACCCTGTCCGTTGTGCACATCTCAGATTGAGGACAGCCTGTTCAAGGCCGGAAGCTCAGTTCAAGTGGATGACCTGACTGTGTTCATCGCAACGCGACTCCCTCTGAGGAGATGA
- the glpB gene encoding anaerobic glycerol-3-phosphate dehydrogenase subunit B, whose amino-acid sequence MVETDVLVIGGGMAGLVAGASAAQRGCRVLLIRKGEGATSMSSGAIDVLGYMPGGHPQFGSASEGLAAFPEAFPLHPYCVAGANWSGCEESADGIKEVVKESIDWFKSHINGPGLQFIGSMDANLLPLTVLGTRKPTCLVQDTMYSKSIETESDHTVLFAGVRGHPEFNPVAAARSYISTGPETRERPKKTASCTVGFSPRGGPCNISSIELARHLDLEGTVLSLVDALRPHVEQVGATHVALPPVLGIRNARRNRETLEREMGVTVFELLSFPPSVPGLRLQLALEALFGSAGGNILSGFEAVRAKKEDKTVVTVTCTGPRRVVEVSAKSVVLATGKYIGGGIRVDERGAVETAFGITPVTKGFYSAAASRAFDHTTRVALPYWGQPVFSIGLVVDSHFRPVNPDGTVVAHNLFAAGALLSGYNYSSEKSGLGVAMVTGRRAGLNSSQLGGVD is encoded by the coding sequence ATGGTTGAGACTGACGTGTTGGTCATCGGTGGTGGGATGGCAGGTCTGGTCGCAGGAGCCAGTGCGGCACAAAGAGGGTGTCGTGTGCTCCTGATAAGAAAAGGAGAGGGCGCCACGTCCATGTCATCAGGTGCCATTGATGTCCTCGGGTATATGCCAGGAGGACACCCTCAGTTCGGCTCCGCATCAGAAGGACTGGCGGCCTTCCCAGAGGCATTCCCTCTTCATCCGTACTGCGTTGCAGGTGCGAACTGGTCAGGGTGTGAGGAGTCTGCTGATGGGATTAAGGAAGTAGTCAAGGAGTCCATCGATTGGTTCAAGTCACACATCAACGGACCGGGTCTTCAGTTCATAGGTAGCATGGATGCCAACCTTCTACCATTGACAGTGCTTGGGACCCGCAAACCCACATGCCTTGTGCAGGACACAATGTACTCGAAGAGCATTGAGACCGAGAGCGACCACACCGTCCTCTTTGCCGGAGTACGAGGTCACCCCGAGTTCAATCCAGTTGCAGCGGCGAGGTCGTACATCTCGACCGGACCAGAAACCAGAGAGCGCCCCAAGAAGACAGCCAGCTGCACGGTAGGCTTCTCACCTCGCGGTGGTCCGTGTAACATCTCCTCAATAGAACTAGCGAGACACTTGGATCTGGAAGGGACTGTGCTGTCACTAGTGGACGCCCTCAGACCGCACGTTGAGCAGGTTGGTGCCACACACGTCGCACTTCCACCAGTCCTCGGCATCAGAAATGCAAGGAGAAACCGTGAGACCCTTGAGCGGGAAATGGGCGTTACTGTCTTCGAGCTGCTCTCGTTTCCGCCCTCAGTGCCCGGGCTCAGACTACAACTGGCTCTTGAGGCATTATTCGGGTCCGCAGGAGGAAACATACTATCCGGATTCGAGGCGGTACGTGCCAAGAAGGAGGACAAGACAGTGGTGACCGTCACATGCACCGGACCGAGGAGAGTAGTGGAGGTCTCAGCGAAGTCAGTGGTCCTTGCTACTGGCAAGTATATCGGGGGCGGGATCAGGGTTGACGAGAGAGGCGCTGTCGAAACGGCCTTTGGTATCACACCAGTCACCAAGGGCTTCTACTCTGCTGCTGCCAGCAGGGCCTTCGACCACACCACTCGAGTCGCACTACCATACTGGGGGCAGCCTGTGTTCAGTATTGGGCTTGTCGTTGACAGCCACTTCAGACCAGTGAACCCTGATGGCACAGTTGTAGCACACAACCTCTTCGCGGCTGGCGCACTGCTGTCGGGATACAACTATTCGTCGGAGAAGAGCGGCTTGGGTGTCGCAATGGTAACTGGACGACGCGCCGGTCTCAACTCATCACAGCTCGGAGGTGTTGATTAA
- a CDS encoding FAD-dependent oxidoreductase, with the protein MPKEYDVVVIGGGSTGTAVVRDCAMRGLKSLLIERDDIASATVGTCAGMISSGLKYMEEPHIVDMCSEEVVHFNRIARHLIMKNPILTPMLEMGDLSSGGSFAEEYSKRAASREVPPVLFLTPEDSLKIEPKINPNLIASMYFEEFFIDPFRLCILQAMDARSHGADIKTYCEVIEVTTRDGAVEEVVFFNRLTRQKERVTTKTVVNATGPWADKVARMAGADLEIRLNKGAHVVLDRRVVNVGIIAKAVDGRMIYLFPHENTVLLGTTALDTWEDPDTLVTEQDEIEYLLKSIEWVIPSIREARIVRTMEGVRPLVADWKKPEGKVTRGYELIDHERDGVGGLVSFTGGKLVMCRHMAEAATNLVCAKLGRESQCRTHIEPLPGNESDVDVVSLAREYGVSQHAVERLRARRGTNATKVLEMTREHPEWKTTICTCEPVIEAEIRYAIREEFPRTINDLRRRVRLGTGPCQGTFCTFKAAAVFAEELDLDGQEMRAEIVDFLAERWKGKRPPLRGEQVAQEEVVQGVYACVANLDQEYTNYELKPWEERD; encoded by the coding sequence ATGCCGAAAGAATACGATGTTGTGGTGATTGGTGGAGGCAGTACAGGTACTGCCGTAGTACGAGACTGTGCCATGCGCGGTCTCAAGTCCTTGCTCATAGAGAGAGACGACATTGCTTCGGCAACCGTGGGGACGTGTGCCGGCATGATATCCTCAGGTCTGAAGTACATGGAGGAGCCACACATCGTCGACATGTGCTCCGAGGAGGTGGTGCACTTCAACCGAATCGCCCGACATCTGATAATGAAGAACCCCATTCTGACTCCGATGCTCGAGATGGGGGACCTGTCTTCGGGAGGCAGCTTTGCTGAGGAGTACTCCAAGCGCGCGGCATCCAGAGAGGTGCCGCCCGTGCTCTTCCTCACACCTGAGGACTCGTTGAAGATCGAGCCCAAGATCAACCCGAACCTGATTGCCAGCATGTACTTCGAGGAGTTCTTCATCGACCCATTCAGACTGTGCATTCTACAAGCTATGGACGCTCGGTCTCATGGGGCAGACATCAAGACGTACTGCGAAGTCATAGAGGTCACAACTAGAGATGGTGCTGTGGAAGAGGTTGTGTTCTTCAATCGTCTGACGCGCCAGAAGGAGCGTGTGACCACCAAGACTGTCGTGAATGCCACTGGGCCTTGGGCCGACAAGGTTGCAAGAATGGCTGGTGCAGACCTGGAGATCCGTCTCAACAAGGGAGCTCATGTCGTCTTGGACCGTCGGGTGGTCAACGTCGGGATTATTGCGAAGGCCGTCGATGGGCGCATGATCTATCTCTTCCCACATGAGAACACGGTCCTGCTTGGGACCACTGCTCTTGATACATGGGAGGACCCAGACACGCTTGTCACGGAACAGGACGAGATCGAGTATCTTCTGAAGAGCATCGAGTGGGTCATTCCATCCATACGCGAGGCGCGGATAGTCAGGACGATGGAAGGTGTACGGCCTCTCGTTGCAGACTGGAAGAAGCCGGAGGGGAAAGTGACGAGAGGCTATGAGCTAATAGACCATGAGCGCGATGGGGTCGGGGGACTTGTGAGCTTCACGGGCGGCAAGCTAGTGATGTGTCGCCACATGGCTGAAGCTGCAACGAATCTGGTCTGTGCAAAGCTTGGCAGAGAGTCTCAATGCAGGACACACATTGAACCATTACCAGGCAACGAGAGCGACGTCGATGTGGTGTCACTTGCCCGGGAGTACGGGGTGTCTCAACACGCGGTAGAACGACTTCGTGCGCGTAGGGGAACGAATGCAACCAAGGTCCTTGAGATGACACGAGAGCATCCGGAGTGGAAGACCACCATCTGCACCTGTGAACCGGTGATTGAAGCAGAGATTCGATATGCGATTCGAGAGGAGTTCCCTCGCACAATCAATGACCTCCGGAGAAGAGTTCGACTCGGGACTGGTCCATGCCAGGGCACATTCTGCACCTTCAAGGCTGCAGCCGTGTTCGCTGAGGAGCTGGACCTAGACGGCCAGGAGATGAGAGCCGAGATAGTCGACTTTCTGGCCGAGCGTTGGAAGGGGAAGCGACCACCTCTTCGTGGAGAGCAGGTGGCACAGGAAGAGGTCGTACAGGGGGTCTATGCCTGTGTGGCCAACCTTGACCAGGAATACACCAACTACGAGCTCAAGCCATGGGAGGAGAGAGACTGA
- a CDS encoding (Fe-S)-binding protein — MTEEQLDSLLRMCAACPKMCRHVCPTFFAWRSDSPTPHGRALLLHQEAMGVRDLDERAIDVLYQCLECSHCLTWCLPGVDIAQAVEKARVRLVEAGTYPPALDGLRDAVHQHHNPFGEPHEHRTEWQTDRGIEGARIAYFVGCTASYRERNIARSTSRLLSEFLGLDIVVTGDEWCCGSPLLRTGFAEEAKALAEHNTEVFNSLEVYSIVTSCPGCFRALTKDYASLGVMIDTPVVHLSQLLYSHLDTLPRGSVDSDITYHDPCHLGRHSGIYDEPRVVIERVSGRPVVEMERNRENASCCGNGAGLRLLYPTAARAIGAERVLHAQRTGARYLVTACPFCKNLLDSESEDKLAVFDLSEFLLHALREHRSAPR, encoded by the coding sequence GTGACGGAAGAGCAGCTCGACTCATTGTTGCGGATGTGTGCAGCATGCCCAAAGATGTGCAGACACGTCTGTCCCACGTTCTTTGCATGGCGTTCCGACTCTCCCACTCCTCACGGTCGGGCACTACTGCTGCACCAAGAGGCAATGGGCGTCCGGGACCTGGACGAACGAGCCATCGATGTGCTCTATCAGTGTCTTGAGTGCAGTCATTGTCTCACATGGTGTCTGCCGGGAGTGGACATCGCACAGGCGGTGGAGAAGGCACGAGTCAGGCTGGTCGAGGCAGGGACCTATCCCCCCGCCCTTGACGGCCTTCGAGATGCCGTCCACCAGCATCACAACCCATTTGGAGAGCCCCACGAGCATCGCACCGAGTGGCAGACCGATCGTGGCATCGAGGGGGCTAGGATTGCCTACTTTGTCGGATGTACAGCGTCGTATCGAGAGAGGAACATAGCTCGCAGCACTTCAAGGCTGCTCTCGGAGTTTCTCGGTCTTGACATTGTTGTCACGGGGGATGAGTGGTGCTGCGGGTCACCTCTCCTCAGAACGGGTTTTGCCGAAGAAGCCAAAGCGTTGGCAGAACACAACACGGAGGTCTTCAACTCTCTAGAGGTCTACTCGATTGTGACCAGTTGTCCCGGGTGTTTCAGAGCTCTCACAAAGGACTACGCCTCTCTAGGTGTTATGATTGACACGCCTGTCGTGCATCTGAGCCAGCTTCTGTACAGCCATCTCGACACTCTACCGAGAGGCTCTGTCGACTCAGACATAACATACCATGACCCATGTCATCTCGGTCGACACTCAGGCATATACGATGAGCCCAGGGTCGTGATTGAACGAGTCTCCGGAAGACCCGTCGTGGAGATGGAACGGAATCGAGAGAACGCATCATGCTGTGGTAACGGCGCAGGGCTTCGCCTCCTATACCCCACTGCTGCAAGAGCGATAGGCGCCGAGCGAGTGCTCCATGCGCAGAGGACTGGTGCACGGTATCTTGTGACGGCCTGTCCCTTCTGCAAGAACCTGCTTGATTCAGAGTCTGAAGACAAGCTTGCGGTTTTCGACCTCTCCGAGTTTCTCCTCCATGCGCTTCGTGAGCATCGGTCAGCACCACGATGA
- a CDS encoding FAD-binding oxidoreductase yields MDSKLKQSLVHELTQIVGAEHCIVNETDRILNAHDAWPLSEAKIRAGERLPLADIVVFPQSVSEVSQVLAAASRLKVPVVPVGGGAGTCGGTLPIYGGIQLDLKRMNKIYEIDHQSMTVRVQAGVIGIDLEEEVARHGYTTGHTPTSLRASNIGGFIATRSGGSMSSLYGKIEDLTLGLQVVLADGSVIECKAVPRHSVGPDLKQLFIGSEGTLCVITEAVLKLFPIPQVRRFRSMCFKDVSSGLDAIREVFRRGVVPSVVRLYDPEDTAMSMSSHFDITEGDCMLLLAFDGSQERVELDERVSVEVCIDRGAKDYGEGPAKRWWEHRYDMYYPTKFTTSGYSLGDTIDIVATYDKLESVYRAMKTSMEAQGAVVMSHFSHMYPNGGSIYMIFFVSEADAESAWAKYKQVWDEGVAACLREGGTMSHQHGIGLTRSTYTEAELGSAFEVLKKIKDVLDPNGILNPGKMGLGGRM; encoded by the coding sequence TTGGACTCGAAACTCAAGCAGAGTCTTGTACACGAGCTCACGCAGATTGTAGGAGCTGAGCATTGCATTGTCAATGAGACGGACCGCATTCTGAACGCCCACGATGCATGGCCACTGAGCGAGGCAAAGATACGGGCTGGAGAGAGACTGCCTCTTGCTGACATCGTGGTCTTTCCTCAGAGTGTGTCTGAAGTGTCACAGGTGCTAGCCGCCGCAAGCCGACTCAAGGTCCCTGTGGTACCTGTGGGCGGTGGTGCAGGGACGTGCGGGGGTACACTGCCCATCTATGGCGGGATTCAGTTGGACCTGAAACGCATGAACAAGATATACGAGATAGACCATCAGTCAATGACGGTCCGGGTGCAGGCCGGCGTCATCGGCATCGACTTGGAGGAGGAGGTCGCTCGGCATGGCTATACAACAGGGCACACTCCGACGTCGCTGCGCGCGTCAAACATAGGTGGCTTCATTGCAACGAGGTCCGGTGGTTCGATGTCCTCACTATACGGCAAGATAGAGGACCTCACCCTTGGTCTGCAAGTAGTCCTTGCAGACGGGTCCGTCATCGAGTGCAAAGCGGTACCCCGGCATTCTGTGGGCCCCGACCTCAAGCAGTTGTTCATCGGGTCCGAGGGCACACTCTGCGTCATCACAGAGGCGGTACTGAAGCTGTTTCCGATTCCGCAGGTGCGGCGATTTCGTAGCATGTGTTTCAAGGACGTCTCCAGCGGACTTGACGCCATTCGAGAGGTGTTTCGAAGGGGTGTGGTGCCTTCCGTGGTCCGCCTCTACGACCCAGAAGACACCGCCATGAGCATGAGCAGCCACTTTGACATCACCGAGGGAGACTGTATGCTGCTGCTTGCCTTTGACGGGTCCCAAGAACGCGTGGAACTGGATGAGAGAGTCTCGGTGGAGGTCTGTATTGATCGTGGTGCAAAGGACTATGGTGAAGGGCCAGCAAAGCGGTGGTGGGAGCACCGGTACGACATGTACTACCCCACGAAGTTCACTACTAGTGGCTATTCACTCGGAGACACAATTGACATCGTGGCCACCTATGACAAGCTGGAATCGGTGTATCGCGCGATGAAGACCTCAATGGAGGCGCAAGGTGCTGTTGTCATGTCACACTTCTCCCACATGTATCCGAACGGCGGAAGCATATACATGATCTTCTTCGTGTCCGAGGCTGATGCAGAGTCCGCATGGGCCAAGTACAAGCAGGTCTGGGATGAGGGTGTTGCAGCCTGCCTCCGTGAGGGAGGGACCATGAGCCATCAACACGGAATTGGCCTTACTCGGTCGACCTATACAGAGGCGGAGCTTGGCTCAGCATTCGAAGTGCTCAAGAAGATAAAGGATGTACTCGACCCGAACGGTATTCTCAACCCCGGCAAGATGGGTCTGGGGGGACGAATGTGA
- a CDS encoding radical SAM protein, with translation MDEETLLRLKIRLLTEGARLPDTESGVRKGGAGPVGSRYFILPNGRACGVAVRDARSARVYGSAVLEPTDDERIWLYDGRFELRTVPRPQFYDLRTADGVPFYKIALLHGSSTLATTAYQMCRYWKTGEQCRFCTIPTSLQSGDTILEKTPEQIANVVRAALAEGVVSDLLITTGTPESEDMGINRIVAIVKRIRDFSDVPIGVQFEPPTDLEHIERVAAAGVNAVGMHLECADEKLRMSMCPGKQIHGPTDLYRRCWTKAVGHFGRGNVSTFLLHGLGENTDSTLKMAEDVCQLGVLPVVTPFRPASGSRLSGLVPSYVGRGEENIDFYKRVGALLYRSGLNPADTSAGCHKCGGCTPIQEAYDWARHNA, from the coding sequence ATGGACGAAGAGACTCTGCTCAGGCTGAAGATACGACTCCTCACCGAAGGTGCCAGACTGCCTGATACGGAGAGTGGTGTGCGAAAGGGCGGGGCTGGACCGGTCGGCAGTCGCTATTTCATTCTACCAAATGGGCGAGCCTGTGGCGTTGCAGTCAGAGACGCGAGGTCAGCCAGAGTATATGGATCCGCAGTCCTCGAGCCCACCGACGATGAACGGATCTGGCTGTACGACGGCCGATTTGAGCTGAGGACAGTGCCACGTCCGCAATTCTATGACTTGCGTACTGCTGATGGAGTGCCCTTCTACAAGATAGCCCTTCTTCACGGGAGCAGCACTCTGGCCACGACTGCATACCAGATGTGCAGGTATTGGAAGACTGGTGAACAGTGCAGGTTCTGCACCATCCCGACATCCCTTCAGTCCGGTGACACAATTCTTGAGAAGACCCCTGAGCAGATCGCGAATGTCGTGAGGGCAGCTCTGGCTGAAGGAGTTGTCTCCGACCTTCTCATCACGACAGGTACGCCAGAGTCCGAGGACATGGGCATCAACCGGATCGTCGCGATAGTGAAGCGCATAAGGGATTTTTCTGATGTCCCGATTGGTGTTCAGTTCGAGCCTCCCACTGACTTGGAGCACATAGAGAGAGTGGCTGCAGCAGGAGTGAACGCCGTCGGTATGCATCTGGAGTGTGCAGACGAGAAGCTCAGGATGTCGATGTGCCCGGGAAAGCAGATCCACGGACCGACTGACCTATACAGACGATGCTGGACTAAGGCTGTAGGCCACTTTGGACGTGGCAACGTCAGTACCTTCCTGCTTCACGGTCTCGGTGAGAACACAGATTCAACCCTCAAGATGGCAGAGGACGTCTGTCAGTTGGGGGTCCTACCTGTTGTGACTCCATTCCGTCCCGCATCGGGCAGCCGCCTCTCTGGTCTTGTTCCAAGCTATGTGGGACGCGGTGAGGAGAATATCGACTTCTATAAGAGAGTAGGCGCCCTGCTCTATCGAAGTGGTCTTAACCCCGCTGATACAAGTGCAGGGTGTCACAAGTGCGGAGGATGTACTCCAATCCAAGAAGCATATGACTGGGCACGACACAACGCGTAG